The DNA window CGGAGCTGCCCTGCGCCACCAGCGGCGCCGGCAGCGTCCGGTAGAGGGAGCCCATCGTCGGCGCGCTGAAGCAGCCGCTCCCGAGCCCGAACGCGAAGGCCGCGAGCGCCGGCCACGCCTCGGGCGTGTCCGCCCCGATCCGGGTGAGGGCGAACGCGCTGAGCACGGCCCCGATCGCGCCGGCCGTGGCCAGGCCGCGGGCGCCGATGCGGTCGGACAGCCGCCCGGCCAGCGGCATGGCGAGCGAGCCGCCGAGCCCGATGGGGGCCATGAGCAGCCCGGCGGCGAGCACGCCGTGGCCGTGGGCCTGCTGGTAGTACAGGGGCAGGGCGAACAGGGCGGCGTACAGGCCGAGGCCGCCGATTCCCATGATCGCGACGCTGGCGCTGAACCCCCGCCCGGCGAACAGCCGCAGCTCGATCAGCGGCGCGGCGGCCCGCCGGGCGTGCCGCCCGTAGCCGAGCAGCAGCCCGGCCCCGAGCGTGAGCGGCAGCAGCGCCTGCCAGGTCGCGAAGCCGCCCTGCTCCGCCGTCTGTGACAGCGCCAGCACGACCGCGGCGAAGCCGGGGCCGAGCAGAGCCAGCCCGAGCACGTCGAGCCGCCCCGCCGCCTCACCCGCCGTGGCGGCGCCGGCGTCGGCGGGGACCACGCGCCGCGCCAGCACGTACGCGACCGCGGCAAGCAGCACGCTGAGCAGGAACATCCACCGCCACGACAGCGCGTTCAGCACCACGCCGCCCGCGATCGGCCCCAGGACGGGCCCGAGGGACAGGACGACGCCCATCAGCCCCATCACCCGCCCGGCCCGGTGCGGCCCGGCGGCGCGGGCCAGCAGAATCAGCACGAGGGGGTCGAGCAGCCCGGCGCCGAACCCCTGGAGCACGCGGAAGCCGATCAGCGCGCCGACGTCCCAGGCGAGCCCGGCCCCGAGCGAGCCGGCCGCGAACAGCGCCAGCCCGGCCAGCCACAGCCGCCGGCCGCCGAACCGGTCGACGGCCCAGGTGGCGAACGGGATCGTCGCGGTCACCGCCAGCAGGAACCCGGTGGACGTCCAGCCGGCCGTGCTGAGCGACGTGCCGAAGATACGTGCGAGGGTGCCGGTGGCGACGGCGGCCATCGTGCTGTTGAGGATGCCCAGCAGGCCGCCGAGCAGCACGACGCCGATCAGGGCGAGCAGCCGGCCGTCGAGGCGATCGACAGGATTTGAACTCATGGGTTCAACATAGTGATCTCATGCGTATGCATGCAACAGCCCGGTCCATGAAGCTGAACCGGGCAGTACAATCAGCGCCATGGGCAGCACCACGCGAGGCCGGATCGACAAACGCCAGGCGATCCTGGAGGGGGCGTTCACGGTGTTCGCCCGTCAGGGCTACGCGCAGGCGTGCGTCCAGGAGATCGCCGCCGAGGCGGGCGTGGCCAAGCCGACGGTCTACAACCACCTCACCGACAAGGCCACGCTGTTCAGGCACGCGATGGAGGAGAGCGCCCGCACGGCGCTGGAGGAGCGGCTGGCCGCGCTGGAGCCGCTGGCGCGTCCCGGCGACGACCTCGCCGCCACGCTCACGGACGTCGGGCACGCGCTGCTGCGCCTGCACACCGGCGGCCGCTGGTGCGCGCTGCGCCGCCTCCTCCACGCCGAGATCGCCCACTTCCCCGACCTGCTGGAGATCATCGACCGGTACGGCCCCGACCGGCTCGACCAGGCGCTCGCCGACCGGCTGGCCAGGCTCGCGCTCGCCGGCCGGCTGCGCGCCGCCGATCCCGACCTGGCCGCCGAGCAGTTCACGTCCCTGCTGCTCGGGCCCCTGGAGGCCAGGACCAGGCTCGGCACCCGCACCCTGGAGGACACCGAGCTGCGCGAGCTGGCCGAGGCGGCCGTACGGACGTTCCTCGCCGCTTGGGGGTGAGGGTCAGCGGCGCGGCCCGCTGTCCGTCCAGCCGGCCTCCAGCACGGCGACCGAGCTGAACACCGAGCCGGGCTCCAGACCGGCCTGGAGGCCGCCTGGCTCGACCACGATGTTCTCGTTGGCGAGCCCGCGGCCGGTCTCCTCGTCGAAGACCAGCCGGTTGCGCAGCAGCGCGCCGCCCTTGACCCGCTCCTCGACCGAGACGGCGGTGCCGGTGCGGCCCTCCGCGTCCGTGACGTCCTCGGTGACCTCGACCGTGTCGAGCCCCGCCAGCATCCGGAACGCCGCCCCGCGCACCTGCGGCGTCACCGGCATGTCGGTGATCAAACCAGCGCTCACCTTGAACAGCCAGACGTCCGAGGCCATCGGCACGCCGTCCGACTCGGTGTCGTGGCCCTCGTACGAGCGCAGCAGCCACCTCCGCAGCGCCTCCGGCTCGTCCGGCAGCCCGCGCAGGTCCTTCATCGTGACGTTGCGGCCCAGCCAGAACACCTTGTCCCCGTCCACGAGCGGGCTGTGGCCGGTCCTGACCTTCCCCGGCGCGGCCGGCATCGTGAGCGTCCCCCGCTTGCCCGGCACCTTGATCTCGAACTCGGCCGGCGACCCGGCCGCCTCCCACGCCCGGCGGTCCGCCTCGGTGGCGGGGGCCGCGCCGAGGGACTGGCCGCGGCTCCACTGCTCGCCACCCGGGGCGCGGGGCGTCCACATCTCGTCACGGCCGCGCGACTCGACCAGGTAGCCGCCGCCGGCCGCGGTGAACAGGGTGCGGGACACGGTCGCGGTGTGCCACCAGTCGCCCGTGGCCTCGGCCTGCCGGC is part of the Nonomuraea coxensis DSM 45129 genome and encodes:
- a CDS encoding TetR/AcrR family transcriptional regulator; the encoded protein is MGSTTRGRIDKRQAILEGAFTVFARQGYAQACVQEIAAEAGVAKPTVYNHLTDKATLFRHAMEESARTALEERLAALEPLARPGDDLAATLTDVGHALLRLHTGGRWCALRRLLHAEIAHFPDLLEIIDRYGPDRLDQALADRLARLALAGRLRAADPDLAAEQFTSLLLGPLEARTRLGTRTLEDTELRELAEAAVRTFLAAWG
- a CDS encoding DHA2 family efflux MFS transporter permease subunit, whose product is MSSNPVDRLDGRLLALIGVVLLGGLLGILNSTMAAVATGTLARIFGTSLSTAGWTSTGFLLAVTATIPFATWAVDRFGGRRLWLAGLALFAAGSLGAGLAWDVGALIGFRVLQGFGAGLLDPLVLILLARAAGPHRAGRVMGLMGVVLSLGPVLGPIAGGVVLNALSWRWMFLLSVLLAAVAYVLARRVVPADAGAATAGEAAGRLDVLGLALLGPGFAAVVLALSQTAEQGGFATWQALLPLTLGAGLLLGYGRHARRAAAPLIELRLFAGRGFSASVAIMGIGGLGLYAALFALPLYYQQAHGHGVLAAGLLMAPIGLGGSLAMPLAGRLSDRIGARGLATAGAIGAVLSAFALTRIGADTPEAWPALAAFAFGLGSGCFSAPTMGSLYRTLPAPLVAQGSSVLYMLNQLGAALGVALVTLVLQTAGDAMTGFHRVAWLSVVMVALVLAAVPLLPGRPSAVPAGGQPV
- a CDS encoding CU044_5270 family protein → MNPIDELRAARPAHLGDRPVDERTRAAELAYAMSRPREAEPRRRRPAFRRPAWGLALAGAAAAAVTAAAVVLPGGGAAPPPRAPAVAANAPDATEKTRLSAREVLLAAAANAGRQAEATGDWWHTATVSRTLFTAAGGGYLVESRGRDEMWTPRAPGGEQWSRGQSLGAAPATEADRRAWEAAGSPAEFEIKVPGKRGTLTMPAAPGKVRTGHSPLVDGDKVFWLGRNVTMKDLRGLPDEPEALRRWLLRSYEGHDTESDGVPMASDVWLFKVSAGLITDMPVTPQVRGAAFRMLAGLDTVEVTEDVTDAEGRTGTAVSVEERVKGGALLRNRLVFDEETGRGLANENIVVEPGGLQAGLEPGSVFSSVAVLEAGWTDSGPRR